CTCAGAACCATGTGGAACGATGGCAGACTGGGCAGGGCCTCCTCTGCTCATTGCCAAGCCTTGATTCAGATGAACTCCTATTCTCATACTTCATGAAAGAGGCATTCGTTCCTAGCTCATGTGGTATTGTGTTTAATCTTTCTGTAATGGGGTTATGAAAGCGATCTGCAGTTTTACTGTCTGTATTTTCCTATACCGTGTTAACTTTCAGATTCTGTGTAATAACGTGTCCCTTCTACTAGAGGAGTCGTCTGAAAGTGAAATGTGATGAAAAGATAAAAGCTATGtccaataaacacacacacttatgAATTGTATGTTTTGTAACAAAGGTGCAATACAAGTTATACCAATGATTGTTTATCATATGAAAGGTCACACGAAAACAGAACCCAACCTGGCCTATGAAGTAGCAGTGTATGTATTGATTCAGGTGAGATGTTTCTATGCGTTAGAAACgctttgaacattttaaaagaaaagcgCAATTTGGTTACAACTTTACGGTGGGGGGGATTTCCCATGTGTTTATGGGTGGACGAAAACATTATTTCGAGACGTATTTGAAATGTTCAGATGAATTCTAAATGTATATGTTATAGTTTGTATCTTACCTGTGTTGCATTCTGCTGCAGATGGCCGTGTTCTTGACTTGGGACTTGGGCTGTCGTTCTGTGTGCTCCAATCACATTTTTCGTGTTCATGTTTGTTTATGGTTTGATGACAAATAAATTAATTCTGCAATGTaagtttattgtattgtgttttttttaagtcctTGACTAACCTTTCGTACTGGAAACTTGTCACTTGAAAAATTACAACCTGGTCCGGTTCACAAGGGGAACGTGTCCGAGTCTGTGCGGCTCACCAAAGTACACCTTTCAATTACCAGCCAATCTAACTGATATACCTAATCCAAACATGGTACTACTGTAGCTCTTATCATTCCCAATACCGTGAACACATTATCAACTGTAAAACAGACACCTACACTGAATAACAACACTATACAAATGCaccatgcgtgcgtgtgtgtgttaactgTTGCTGTTCTTGAGTCTTGTGTTTGTACAGTTCTGGTGACTTTCTGATGGGCACGATGGTCAAGCCCAGGGGCATGGAGTGACTAGGCTGTGGCAATAGAGTTCAAGGGTTTCATTTCATACGGCCTCTGGGGGGATTAGAAACTTTCTCCTGTCTTCTGGAAGATTCAGGGCTCGTAAACGCTCTctaggaaaagaaaaagaaaaaagagagagagagagaggctgtacAATGAAGCCTGTGTCTACAGTCCTAGTGAGTGTGCAGTTGCGTTCAATACAATTGGCATGTAATCTATTTTCTTCAGTCTAATGAGCTTTGCTATCCCCACACTTGCCACATCATAATAGTTCAAATATCCAAATATCCAAAACCAAAGGCCTCATTGACAGTAATCTCATACTGCAGAcaaatcacagtacagtatagaagACAGAAATACACGCCACAGTATGGTATAGCTAAATGGGCGCTCATATCATGAAATATTGCAGCACCAAGAACCCCGCTCCAAAGGGGGCGCTAACACTTCTGTTTCTGTTGCTGTGACGACAAGGAGATCAACAGGAAACAGGAAGCTTGACTGAAGGGCTTCTGTTCACAGGTTTCTAGTCTGGTGTTGTGTTAATGGCGTTCTCTTTTCTGTCCAGATTTAGCaaccaaatactgtatttaaccctttcatgcatgaaatattgaaaatagctgaaataaaAGTTGTTTTGGAAGGGGGGGTGgaatcctcatatgaggtcatcatgcctTTGGCTCTTCCACACgcccccatataaagactagaagaggttTTTTGTatccgtccccatatgaggtcgccatgcatgaaagggttaaaacgcAGACAGATCTTATAAATGAAAATCAGCCTTTCTTACTTCATGTAAAAGTCTCTTCCAAGGTTGCTGAGGTAGCGCTTGCTCTCAGACTTGAAGGCAGACCTGTGCCCCATGGCTGTCCTGCTCCTGTCACTCTCAAGGATGTTGTAGCGGCCTGGACCTGGGTTCTAAAGCAAGAGCAAGATCAATAATAACAACACCATCTCCTCTGACTTTCAAAATCACTGTTTTTAAAAGATACCAATAGCTTATTAAAAAACAGCCCTGCAGGAACACAAATAACATGAGCAGTctcttcgtgtgtgtgtgtgagtccgTGTCCCCCCCACCACCCCATACTAGAACAAAGTAAGAAAAAGCTCTAAAACAGTAACAGCAATGTATAGTGCAAGCAAGCACGTCAAACCACAGGTAAGTAAAACAAATAGCATAGGTAAATAACAGGCACAGTAAATGCATTGGAACAGTGTGGTTTTCAAAGGAGTGCCCTTTCTAAGGGATAGAAGGCTATACAGGACAATATCTGACTGCTGTGCGCTCACCAGATTCTTCACTTTATTGTCCGTGCGTCGGGAGGAGCAGAGGAAGGGAGCCGGGTATGTGGTCTGTGGTCTCGGAGCAGGGCTGGTATTGTACCAGCCCGGTCCTGGGAAACACTGCCATCAAACAGAGGAAGAAAGCAAACGTCACTGCATTGAGACAGGACTACACTGTgattcaatacaaaaatacatacaacacTGCATTAAGGCAGGACTACACTGTGATTCAATACAAACATACAACACTGCATTGAGACAAGACTATACTGTGATTTCCagacactgtcaatcactctcCATGTAGCAAGCAGCACTATACTATCTTGTTAGCACAAGAACCTGGacatttaaatttttattttttattttttttaaacttaccaaCTAACGGTTTAAATGCATAATTACGTGCTCCCAGAAGCAGAACTAATAGTATGTGGGAGACAATGCATGTGTACCGACATGAGATTTATCTCTGTTGTCTAGTCAGGCACCCATCGGTGCTGCGTGGTGTGTAATTTACCTGCCAGGCATGTGAAATGCTGAGGTTGCTCTGGTGTTTAGGAGTGCCTTTTGAAAACAGCTCACTGTCTAGATGAATAACATGCAGGTTTGGTAGCAACAGTGGCTGATCCTGCCTATGAAACTGAGTTTtgagaaataaaaatgcattgattgttttacagtttacttcagttatatttttaaagtgtttactgTATGATTGAGCTGCGTGGGCAAGCCTTGGATTGTGCACAGTGTGCAGTGTAAATTGATTGACAGGTAAAGATGTGACTCACTGCGGGGCGAGGGCAGTGAGAGAGGGTGCTGCAGCCGACGCGCTCTGTTGGAGTGGAGGGGTACTGCAAGAGAGAGCTGAACTCCCCACTCTTTTTCTTCTCTTTGTTCTGCAAATCTTCCACAAAAGACTTGATCTCGTACTGACCCGGGCCCAGGTTGGTAGTTTTCTGGTAAGATACAGTAAAACAATTCAAAGTTGAGTTACTTATTCCCTATAAACCGGCACTTACTTTAAGATGGCCTCTTGATTATTCCAAGACAACATAGTGTTCGAGCTCCTTCACTGTGGAACGCACTTCGCAATTGTATCCGGAATGCTGAGTgtgtcagtattttaaaatctaagCTCTCTCTGATCTGGACTTTCATAGCAAGCAGTTTGGACCTCTTTTggcttcctgtttttttttttttttgtaaagcgccctgggatgcttgcacatAAAGGACGCTGTATAAATGAAATCGATATGGCATGGTATGGTAAAGTCTGATTGAAGCaggatccatttataaaacagCTATACATGCTTTGACAAGAAATAACACGTTGCTAAAATAACATGTTAGCTACACATTACTACAGCCAAGCTTCATGTCATGTTATAAAGTAAACatcattctttttttataaattatttatacACTGTCTTATAACACTGTGTCGCTATAGATTGTTATTAATAAGAACGGTCTGGTATTGTTTATGACATACAAAACGTTTAGATATAGCTGGGTTTTATTAGAGCATATTAAAGCCCTGGGGAAACACACTGTATTGCAACTATCTGTGGTGATCTTAACACTAAACAGTAAGTGGTTGTTACAGTCAGAGTGATTCCCTGATACTGGTCAATACTACAATGAAATCAGGGTATAGACTCACCAAACCAACCCCTAAGTCCCTTTAGCAAACGTGTAGATTGTATTAATTTGCCTGCAAGGATATGTACCAACACCACATAATGTCCAGTAGAGGCATGTCTGCTGCGCGGCCCTGTGAACACGTCATAGGGTCCTCTCTTGCTGACTGTGCGATTCAGCAGCTCCTGCAGTGAATCCTTTACCTTGTAGGTGCCTGGCCCTGGGACACACTCCTGCacacaaaacatttcaaatatataaagACAGCCAGCAGTAACCATACACTTAGAGACTTATAGCAATTCCAGCCTGGGTGATATTAGAGTGAAAGAGTCTCCCAGCACTGCCACTCTGCTGTATCAGAACGAAATACAGCATGCTTTGACTTTCACacgggcacagacacacacacagtactggggtCTATTCAGCTCTTTACAgttgcagatctaaatactgcctgTATTTCAGACCCTCCCTGTGTTTCACGAAACGTTACAGGTGTAAACACACAGAAGAGGCTCGTGGACACcgctacatttattttataacctTGGCACAACTCCACAAGAGTGGTGGTAATTGGGCCCACCACCATTTAAATCAATCGACCCTACAATCATTATCTGTCATACTGCTCGCTCAAATACATTCTTGTGTAGC
The Acipenser ruthenus chromosome 10, fAciRut3.2 maternal haplotype, whole genome shotgun sequence DNA segment above includes these coding regions:
- the LOC117406469 gene encoding lymphocyte expansion molecule-like, with translation MAQKTFRGAPFGTQTARFDVSGVYPDKKKIGTYTEVPYCKTATSDLVRRRGPGTYNADTGNFSPAAVLRRPGGPGWKRAQETLRETLLPHVLYRDVWDRKRILKRKLGPASYKMKDFIELRKERPASVLGVCESRESRFRSITAESCTLGPGTYGKGGIPSALLEERQRQSPGAFGSMDFNPSSKRSLQTSECVPGPGTYKVKDSLQELLNRTVSKRGPYDVFTGPRSRHASTGHYVVLKTTNLGPGQYEIKSFVEDLQNKEKKKSGEFSSLLQYPSTPTERVGCSTLSHCPRPACFPGPGWYNTSPAPRPQTTYPAPFLCSSRRTDNKVKNLNPGPGRYNILESDRSRTAMGHRSAFKSESKRYLSNLGRDFYMKERLRALNLPEDRRKFLIPPEAV